The following coding sequences are from one Streptomyces sp. ITFR-21 window:
- a CDS encoding TadE/TadG family type IV pilus assembly protein, with protein sequence MITTALRRQLARDDGALSLEAMILFPVLIMVLLLIVAFGRIQSSGNAVDTAARNAARAASLERDAGAARSAGTADARAGLRDQGLSCTAVSVDITTDGFNAPLGTPATTTATVRCTVRLSDIGLPGLPGAKTLTSSFTSSIDSYRQRD encoded by the coding sequence GTGATCACCACCGCCCTACGCAGGCAACTGGCCCGCGACGACGGGGCACTGTCACTGGAAGCCATGATCCTTTTCCCGGTACTGATCATGGTGCTGCTGCTGATCGTCGCCTTCGGCCGCATCCAGTCCTCCGGCAACGCCGTCGACACAGCCGCACGCAACGCCGCCCGGGCCGCGTCCCTCGAACGCGACGCGGGCGCGGCGCGCAGCGCCGGAACCGCCGACGCGCGAGCAGGTCTCCGCGACCAGGGCCTGTCGTGCACCGCGGTCTCGGTCGACATCACCACCGACGGGTTCAACGCACCCCTGGGAACACCCGCCACCACGACCGCCACCGTACGCTGCACCGTACGGCTGTCCGACATCGGGCTGCCGGGCCTGCCCGGCGCCAAAACCCTGACCTCCAGCTTCACCAGCTCGATCGACTCCTACCGCCAGCGCGACTGA
- a CDS encoding TadE family protein: MTHSGRRVRRWARAVAARSAARDRGALSLELLVIFPVVLLLIMLTVHAGLWWHARNVALSAAQQGVEAARGRDSTLGAGTRETQDFLNRAGGSISGAHVSGTRGQTVRITVTGHVDTLIPGLTLPISQHAQAATERITEP; encoded by the coding sequence GTGACGCACTCCGGACGGCGGGTGCGCCGGTGGGCCCGGGCCGTCGCTGCCCGCAGCGCGGCCCGGGACCGCGGCGCCCTGTCCCTGGAGCTGCTGGTCATCTTCCCCGTCGTGCTGCTCCTGATCATGCTGACGGTCCACGCCGGCCTGTGGTGGCACGCGCGCAACGTGGCGCTGTCCGCAGCGCAGCAGGGGGTCGAGGCGGCCCGCGGCCGCGACTCGACCCTGGGCGCCGGCACCCGGGAGACCCAGGACTTCCTCAACCGTGCGGGAGGCAGCATCTCCGGCGCGCACGTCAGCGGCACCCGGGGACAGACCGTGCGGATCACGGTCACCGGGCACGTCGACACTCTGATCCCCGGCCTGACGCTGCCCATCAGCCAGCACGCCCAGGCCGCGACCGAACGCATCACGGAGCCGTAG
- a CDS encoding type II secretion system F family protein: MISPFAVLGGAAVGAGLVVAFRGLAPGRPDVGDVISRMDAGRLENLQPVRTTAPAGGLEKLGAALLRSAGEGTLRLPRQELELIGRSPTRHIGIKVMLGLYGLVLPALLVYAAAAAGYPMPFPVPALAGLLLGVLFWFVPDIHVKQQAVEARADFRHAIKTYLRLVQLERAADAAPTQALKRAAEVGDGWVFVKIRDAITRAELEGISPWEGLRRLSEELDVPELGAPADIISIAGEEGAAVGETLGAQARSLSGALVTAAKAKANSASEKMVMPVSALVVIMTIYVGYPALTRIMSA, from the coding sequence ATGATCTCGCCGTTCGCGGTCCTGGGCGGCGCCGCCGTCGGCGCCGGACTGGTTGTCGCCTTCCGGGGTCTGGCCCCCGGCCGCCCCGATGTGGGGGACGTCATCTCCCGCATGGACGCCGGCCGCCTGGAGAACCTCCAGCCGGTGCGCACCACCGCGCCGGCTGGCGGCCTGGAGAAGCTGGGCGCCGCGCTGCTGCGCTCGGCAGGCGAGGGCACCCTGCGCCTACCGCGCCAGGAGCTGGAGCTCATCGGTCGCAGCCCCACCCGGCACATCGGCATCAAGGTGATGCTCGGCCTGTACGGGCTGGTGCTGCCCGCACTGCTGGTCTACGCGGCTGCCGCCGCCGGGTATCCGATGCCCTTCCCCGTGCCGGCGCTCGCCGGCCTGCTGCTGGGCGTGCTGTTCTGGTTCGTTCCCGACATCCACGTCAAGCAGCAAGCGGTCGAGGCCCGCGCGGACTTCCGTCATGCCATCAAGACCTACCTGCGCCTGGTCCAGCTCGAGCGGGCCGCCGACGCGGCCCCCACGCAGGCCCTGAAAAGAGCGGCGGAGGTCGGCGATGGCTGGGTGTTCGTGAAGATCCGCGACGCGATCACCCGGGCCGAACTGGAAGGCATCAGCCCCTGGGAGGGGCTGCGCCGTCTGTCGGAGGAGCTCGACGTGCCCGAGCTCGGCGCCCCCGCAGACATCATCTCGATCGCTGGCGAAGAGGGCGCGGCCGTCGGCGAAACCCTCGGCGCCCAGGCCCGCTCCCTGTCCGGAGCCCTGGTCACCGCGGCCAAGGCCAAGGCCAACAGCGCCTCGGAAAAGATGGTCATGCCGGTCTCCGCCCTCGTCGTGATCATGACCATCTACGTCGGCTATCCCGCCCTTACGCGGATCATGTCCGCCTGA
- a CDS encoding type II secretion system F family protein: MNLDLDSLLAAFAAVAAVAGLFVAVAGLLGWAERPARRRSRAGQRLRAALGVGGNPGPVAWWARASTRVTGALVAGLLIWLFTGWPMGGLVAAVVVVGLPWLLNSGANATREIARLEAVEEWVRRLSDIHTVGVSLEQSIQRSLQTVPAAIKDEVTRLVSRMSAGWHPQDAYRVFADELNDATADEVVALMILHIEDRGAGLSRALNDLASGLSHEVLGRREIEADRQKPRTNDRWVTIFCLVIFGLSMLSGAYTEPYTTVVGQLVLVLLGAAFVLVKIWMRRMAMIEPTPRFLSAQDRAGGGSTLKEAA; encoded by the coding sequence GTGAACCTCGATCTGGACTCCCTGCTCGCCGCGTTCGCCGCGGTGGCGGCCGTGGCCGGCCTCTTCGTTGCCGTGGCCGGCCTGCTGGGCTGGGCCGAGCGTCCCGCCCGGCGCCGCAGCCGCGCCGGGCAGCGGCTGCGTGCCGCGCTGGGCGTGGGCGGGAATCCCGGCCCCGTGGCCTGGTGGGCGCGCGCCAGCACCCGTGTCACCGGGGCACTCGTCGCAGGACTGCTGATCTGGCTGTTCACCGGCTGGCCCATGGGGGGGCTGGTCGCGGCAGTGGTGGTCGTGGGCCTGCCCTGGCTTCTCAACTCGGGCGCCAACGCGACCCGGGAGATCGCCCGCCTCGAAGCGGTCGAGGAGTGGGTGCGCCGCCTCTCGGACATTCACACCGTGGGTGTCAGCCTGGAGCAGAGCATCCAGCGCAGCCTTCAGACGGTGCCGGCCGCCATCAAGGACGAGGTCACCCGCCTGGTCTCCCGCATGTCGGCCGGCTGGCATCCCCAGGACGCCTACCGGGTCTTCGCCGACGAGCTCAACGACGCCACGGCCGACGAGGTCGTCGCCCTGATGATCCTGCACATCGAAGACCGCGGTGCCGGGCTCAGCCGCGCGCTGAACGACCTCGCCTCCGGCCTCTCGCACGAGGTCCTCGGCCGACGCGAGATCGAAGCCGACCGTCAGAAGCCGCGTACGAACGACCGCTGGGTGACGATCTTCTGTCTCGTGATCTTCGGGCTGTCCATGCTGTCGGGTGCCTACACCGAGCCCTACACCACCGTCGTCGGCCAGCTCGTCCTGGTCCTGCTGGGCGCCGCGTTCGTCCTGGTGAAGATCTGGATGCGGCGGATGGCCATGATCGAGCCCACTCCACGGTTCCTGTCCGCACAGGACCGTGCGGGCGGCGGCTCCACCCTCAAGGAGGCGGCATGA